The region ATGGGGTTAACATTCCCCCAGTATTCTTCCTTCTGCGGATGGATTTCAGGATCGCCGTATATCTCACTTGTAGATGCTTGCATTACACGTGCCCTTACCCTCTTTGCAAGGCCGAGTACGTTGAGAGCACCAAGGACATTCACTTTCGTTGTTTTGACAGGATTATACTGGTAATGGATAGGGCTTGCAGGACAGGCAAGATTGAATATCCATTCAACCTCAAGGTGGATAGGCTGAGTGATGTCGTGTCTGATAAGTTCAAACCGGGGATGACCAAAAAGGTGTGAGATATTTTCTTTAGCACCGGTAAAATAATTATCGAGGCATAAAACCTCATGCCCGTCTTTAATAAGCCTGTCGCACAGGTGAGAACCGATGAAACCTGCTCCGCCGGTGACAAGCACCTTTTTAGGGGAATTATATGTGCAATAATTATACATTTTAATTCCTCCAGTCTTTAATATTCAGCCCTGTTCGATCCTTAGACGACCGGTCTTCCAATACAAACATAGCTAAAACCCATTTTTGCCATTGTTTTCGGATTATACTGGTTTCTTCCGTCAAACACAACAGGAGCTTTCATGAGGAGCTTCATCCTTTCAAAGTCCGGTTCTCTGAAGGAAAGCCATTCTGTGACAAGGATCAGGGCATCTGCACCTTCAAGTGCTTCATATTGATTTTTTGCAAAACCGGCATCCGGATTTCCTTCAAAATACCGTGATGCAACCTCCATTGCCTTGGGATCGAAAAGCTTACAAAATGCCCCTTCTTTTGTAAGAGTGTTTATTATATAAATCGAAGGAGCTTCCCTCATGTCATCTGTGTTGGGTTTAAATGCAAGCCCCCATACGGCAAACCTTTTGCCTTTTACATTGCCGCCGTAAAATGCCATGACCTTATCTGTAAAGGAAACTCTTTGATGGTCGTTGACATGCATTACCTCCTTTAATATGGAGGGCTCGTATTCATGGTCCTGCGATGTTTTTATGAGTGCCCTCACATCTTTCGGGAAGCATGAACCGCCAAACCCCACGCCGGGAAACAAGAACTTCGGCCCGATACGCGAGTCACTACCCATACCCCTCATGACCATCATTACATCAGCGCCAAGCTTTTCGCATATTCCTGCAATCTGATTCATAAAAGATATTCTTGCTGCGAGCATCGAATTGGCAGCATACTTTGTCATCTCACTTGACTTTACATCCATGGCAAGAAACGGAGCCCCTGTTCTTGTAAAAGGTGCATAGAGCTCCCGCAAAATCTCTTCCACCCTGCTGTGTTCCACGCCAGCAACTACCCTTTCCGGTTTCATACAATCATCTACTGCCACGCCTTCTTTTAAGAACTCGGGATTTGAGGCAATATCAAATGGCACATCAACTCCACGTTTCCTCAACTCTTCTGTTATCACATTCTTAACTTTTTCGCATGTCCCTACGGGTACTGTTGATTTCACTACAACTATTCTGTATTTTTCAATTGCCTTACCGATGCTGGCTGCAACATCCATCACATACTGTAAGTCTGCAGAGCCATCTTCGTCCTGAGGTGTATTAACACAGATAAACATAATTAAGCCGTGATCGACTGCCTTTTTTATATCTGTTGTAAAGCTTAGCCTTCCTTCCTTGATATTATTTTTTACTATTTCTTCAAGTTGGGGTTCATAAATGGGTATGATCCCCTGGCATAGCTTATCTATCTTCTTGCTGTCAATGTCCAAACATATAACATCATTGCCTGTTTCTGCAAAACAAGCACCTGTTACAAGACCAACATATCCTACACCAATAACAGAAATATGCATGAAACCTCCTGCTTTTTCTTTACTTTTACCCTGCAATATTCATTAAAGTCAACAGGAAATACAGAAGATTAGGATTTAAGGTAACAGGCTTGTTGCCGCTCTCCCACATCTGTCTTCTGTATTTTATTTGCATTGCCATTGGTATTATGTTAAAAAGTATACATGAAAGTGGGCTCGACTCGCTTTTTTAATTTTTGGGACAATGGTATCCGAAAGGAAAACAATAGACAATATCGAACGTATTTTAATGCCTATCCTCGAAGAGGACTGCTTAGAGCTTATTGACATCGAGTTTCGACCATCAGGAAAAAGATGGCTGCTGAGAATATACATTGAAAAAGATGGTGGAGTAACAATTTCGGACTGTGAAAAAGTTAATCGGGAGCTTGGCAGAACCCTTGATATAGAAGATATTATCGAACATCAGTATACGCTCGAAGTTTCCTCGCCCGGACTTACGCGACCACTAAAAAATATTAGTGATTTTAAGAGATATATTGGAAAACAATGCAGAATAATAACCATGAAACCATTGCAGGAAAGAAATGAGTTCTCTGGTGAAATTATCCGTATAACTGAAGATGAGGTCGAGATCAGGGGAAAAATTGGTATATTTACAATCCCAATATGTGATATAAAAAAGGCACATTTGGATTTCGGGATTTAAGGAGTAACTATGTATTTTGATTTAAATTATGTTATTGAACAGGTGGGAAAAGAAAAGGGTATATCTAAAGAGACGCTCATCGCAACACTTGAAGAGGCAATCCTTTCAGCATCAAAGAAAAAATTTGGCAACCACCTTGATCTGGAAGCGCGTTACAATGAAGAACTTGGAGAGATAGAAGTATTTCAGTTCAAAACAGTTGTTGAGGAAATAAATGATCCGGATTCAGAGATACCTATCGAAAATGCAAAGATCCATGATCCTGATTGCATGGTAGGAGACAGTATAGGCATAAAAATGAACACATCTTCCCTTGGAAGGATTGCAGCACAGACAGCAAAACAGGTAATTCTGCAAAAAGTAAGAAATGCAGAGAGCGATGTGATTTATAACGAATATAAAAACAAAAAGGGCGAAATAGTAACGGGTGTGATACAAAGAGTAGAAAAAAATCTTTATATTGTTAATTTAGGAAAAACAGAAGCCCTCCTTCCGATTAAAGAAACTATCCCGGGTGAGAATTACCATCAAAGGGATAGGATTAAAGCATGTATTATTGATACGGAAAAGGATCAAAAGGGTTGCAAAATCCTTATGTCAAGAACACACCCTGATTTTCTTAAGAAGCTCTTTGAGCTGGAAGTGCCGGAGATTCAGGAAGGAATTATAAAAATTATAAGCGCTGCAAGAGAACCCGGAGAAAGGGCAAAAATATCAGTATACAGTGAAGATTCTGATGTTGACCCGATAGGAGCCTGTGTTGGCGTGAAAGGTTCAAGGGTGCAGGCAGTAGTTCAGGAACTAAGAGGCGAAAAAATAGATATAATACCATGGACAAAAGATGTTGCAAAATTTGTTTGCAACACCCTTGCCCCTGCGCGTGTATCAAAGGTATATATCAATGAAGAAGAACACTCAATGGAGATTATTGTTAATGATGACCAGCTTTCCCTTGCAATAGGGAAAAAAGGCCAGAACGTCAGGCTTGCTTCAAAACTAACAGGTTGGAAAATAGATATAAGCAGCGAATCAGAGGTAGAAAAAACATCTCAGAGAATAATAGACGAGCTTATGGAGGACTTGGAGGTCAGTGAAATACTTGCAAGAGTCTTGCATGATGAATATCTAAGAGATATGCGGGATATAGCCAAGCTAACGCCGGAAGAATTAAATAAAATAACGAGCATTTCTGTTGAGGATTGTACGCGGATTATTAATAAAGCAAAATCACTAATGAATCTCGCGGGAACTAAAAGTAAAGAAAGCGTTTAAAGATAAATAAAATTCACGGTTTACGGCAAGGTCTTTTGTTATTACTGTTGACCGTGAACCCTGAACAATCAAGGACTTAGGTAATTATATGGCGAAGATAAAATTGACAACCCTTACCGATAAGATGAGCGATGATGAAATACTGACTAAACTGAAAAACATCGGGGTTAGAGTTAAAGAGAAGGATAAGGACAAAGACAAAGAAGAAGTTATTCAGGAAAAGAAAGACGATAAATCAACAGTTCCAGGCGGAACAGTAATAGAGAAAAGAATCGCTTCAGCAATCATAAGGAGAAGGGTTCAACCACCTCCCACCCCTCCTGTGGAAGCAGAAAAAATAGAGACACCAAAAGAAAAAACAAAACCATTAGAAAAAGCACCAGTAAAATTAATTAAAGAAAAGGAAGAAAAAGCGCCGGATATTACCGATAAATTGATATTGAAGCCAAAGAAGCCAAAGGAAACTGAAGAGGCAGCTTTAAGTAAAAAATCATCATCACCATCTGAAGTTGTTATGGTAGAGGTTGAAAAAGAAGAAGTTGCTGAGGAGTTTCAGGAAGAAAAACTGAAGGGCGATATAGAAGTTATTGCCGAAGAAAAAAAGAAAGAGATTACAAAGGTACTGGAAGAGGCATATAAACATGACCTTGAAAAGGATGTTACTCTTGGCGATAAGGAAAAGGAAGAAGAGGAACGGAAAAAGAAAAAAACAGAAAGACTTCTGAAAAAGCTTGAAGAACAGGAACTTGAAGAACAAAAACTAAAAAAGAAAAGTCCCCTTAAAAGAAAGGTAATCATAAAAGAAGAAGATCTCTATTCTTTCAGAAGACAAAAAGGAAAGCCCGCGATCTTCAGAAAAGACAGGCGTGAAAGGGGTGCTGAAAGAAAGGCGGAAGAGGAAAAACGACTTGAGATAAAACCGGCAAAAAAGACTATAAAAATCGGTGATGGAATTCAGGTTGATATGCTGGCAAAGAAACTGGGTGTAAAAGCCCAGGAAATTATTACAAAGCTGCTGGCCCTTGGGGTGATGGCGACGATCAACCAGACTGTCGATTTTGATACTGCATATCTTATAGCAACAGAGTTAGGTTTTGAGACGGAAAGATCCCTTTCAATAGAAGATGAGTTTATAGCAAAGGAAGAAGATGAAAAGGGAAGTATTGAAAATCTGAAGCCCAGGCCGCCTGTGGTAACTATAATGGGCCATGTCGATCACGGTAAAACCCTGCTTCTCGATACAATACGTCACACAAAAGTGGCTGAAGGAGAAGCTGGTGGTATTACTCAACATATAGGAGCATATGTCGCTGATGTAAATGGGAAAGCAATTGCTTTTGTAGATACCCCCGGGCATGAAGCTTTTACAGCTATGAGGGCAAGGGGGGCCAGAGTTACCGATATCGTGATTCTTGTTGTAGCTGCTGATGATGGTGTAATGCCTCAGACAATCGAGGCGATGAATCATGCAAAAGCTGCAAATGTTCCCATAATTGTTGCAATTAATAAAATAGACAAACAGAATGCAAACCCGGATAAAGTTGTAAAGGACCTTGCTGATTTTGGCCTTTTACCCGAAGAATGGGGAGGTA is a window of Pseudomonadota bacterium DNA encoding:
- the infB gene encoding translation initiation factor IF-2 is translated as MAKIKLTTLTDKMSDDEILTKLKNIGVRVKEKDKDKDKEEVIQEKKDDKSTVPGGTVIEKRIASAIIRRRVQPPPTPPVEAEKIETPKEKTKPLEKAPVKLIKEKEEKAPDITDKLILKPKKPKETEEAALSKKSSSPSEVVMVEVEKEEVAEEFQEEKLKGDIEVIAEEKKKEITKVLEEAYKHDLEKDVTLGDKEKEEEERKKKKTERLLKKLEEQELEEQKLKKKSPLKRKVIIKEEDLYSFRRQKGKPAIFRKDRRERGAERKAEEEKRLEIKPAKKTIKIGDGIQVDMLAKKLGVKAQEIITKLLALGVMATINQTVDFDTAYLIATELGFETERSLSIEDEFIAKEEDEKGSIENLKPRPPVVTIMGHVDHGKTLLLDTIRHTKVAEGEAGGITQHIGAYVADVNGKAIAFVDTPGHEAFTAMRARGARVTDIVILVVAADDGVMPQTIEAMNHAKAANVPIIVAINKIDKQNANPDKVVKDLADFGLLPEEWGGTTLFAKISAKKKEGIKELLELIVLQAEMLELKANPDKAAKGIIIESELDKGHGPVGTVIIQEGTLKIQDPFIAGSMFGRVRAMFDDKGRRIQKAPPSTPVLVVGFHDVPHAGDRFIVTTEEGYARELSKFRQEKLKEQGALKNSRTTLEELYTKMGESEKTVLNLIVKGDVRGTIDAIIETLDKMSNKLVEIQVIHSGVGAITETDINLAMASGAIVIGFNTKPVGKAQSLAEHEKIEIRTYSIIYDMIDDLKKAMEGMLAPKIVETNIGKAEVRKVFSVSKLGTIAGCYMVEGKATRNAFVKVLRNNNTLFTGKLASLKRFKDDAKEVLTGYECGISVENFNDIQEGDTLVLFIEEKEKQTLDG
- the nusA gene encoding transcription termination factor NusA, translated to MYFDLNYVIEQVGKEKGISKETLIATLEEAILSASKKKFGNHLDLEARYNEELGEIEVFQFKTVVEEINDPDSEIPIENAKIHDPDCMVGDSIGIKMNTSSLGRIAAQTAKQVILQKVRNAESDVIYNEYKNKKGEIVTGVIQRVEKNLYIVNLGKTEALLPIKETIPGENYHQRDRIKACIIDTEKDQKGCKILMSRTHPDFLKKLFELEVPEIQEGIIKIISAAREPGERAKISVYSEDSDVDPIGACVGVKGSRVQAVVQELRGEKIDIIPWTKDVAKFVCNTLAPARVSKVYINEEEHSMEIIVNDDQLSLAIGKKGQNVRLASKLTGWKIDISSESEVEKTSQRIIDELMEDLEVSEILARVLHDEYLRDMRDIAKLTPEELNKITSISVEDCTRIINKAKSLMNLAGTKSKESV
- a CDS encoding ribosome maturation factor RimP; amino-acid sequence: MPILEEDCLELIDIEFRPSGKRWLLRIYIEKDGGVTISDCEKVNRELGRTLDIEDIIEHQYTLEVSSPGLTRPLKNISDFKRYIGKQCRIITMKPLQERNEFSGEIIRITEDEVEIRGKIGIFTIPICDIKKAHLDFGI
- a CDS encoding UDP-glucose/GDP-mannose dehydrogenase family protein; the protein is MHISVIGVGYVGLVTGACFAETGNDVICLDIDSKKIDKLCQGIIPIYEPQLEEIVKNNIKEGRLSFTTDIKKAVDHGLIMFICVNTPQDEDGSADLQYVMDVAASIGKAIEKYRIVVVKSTVPVGTCEKVKNVITEELRKRGVDVPFDIASNPEFLKEGVAVDDCMKPERVVAGVEHSRVEEILRELYAPFTRTGAPFLAMDVKSSEMTKYAANSMLAARISFMNQIAGICEKLGADVMMVMRGMGSDSRIGPKFLFPGVGFGGSCFPKDVRALIKTSQDHEYEPSILKEVMHVNDHQRVSFTDKVMAFYGGNVKGKRFAVWGLAFKPNTDDMREAPSIYIINTLTKEGAFCKLFDPKAMEVASRYFEGNPDAGFAKNQYEALEGADALILVTEWLSFREPDFERMKLLMKAPVVFDGRNQYNPKTMAKMGFSYVCIGRPVV